The following are encoded in a window of Bdellovibrio svalbardensis genomic DNA:
- a CDS encoding S1 family peptidase — MGLNKSLIVGVLSTLSFAACTPQNSETSQLQTSNSQLDSSAIIDGKLVAPNEAIAKSIVAIYSQNDDENGGAICTGSLLPGNLVLTAAHCVDKYMTIIFAPDIDSASESQSRPVDAAQVSPYWATRQTAQKDQGDIALIHFQGSVPKGFVPATFLTDMSALKNGTTVLLAGYGTNKVVQTPIDKNTYPDLINAIQTGKVVCDDPMNLTNCAEVAMPGSGVLRKTAVKIADNKHGMTEVLLDQTSGTGACHGDSGGPAYVAIKGKLYLWGVTSRGANDPRNDCSKNAVYTNAYAYKVWISQTAKKMVTSLTDPNRLNNVATNGN; from the coding sequence GTGGGACTGAATAAAAGTCTGATCGTAGGGGTTCTTTCAACACTTTCTTTCGCTGCCTGCACTCCACAAAACAGCGAAACTTCACAGCTTCAAACTTCCAACTCACAACTTGATTCGTCAGCAATTATTGACGGCAAACTAGTTGCCCCTAACGAGGCGATCGCAAAAAGCATCGTCGCAATTTACTCTCAAAATGACGATGAAAACGGCGGAGCGATCTGCACAGGATCTCTTCTTCCAGGAAACCTGGTTCTAACGGCTGCTCACTGTGTAGATAAATACATGACAATCATTTTTGCTCCAGATATCGACTCAGCTTCTGAAAGCCAATCTCGTCCTGTCGATGCGGCGCAAGTTTCTCCATACTGGGCAACTCGTCAGACTGCTCAGAAAGATCAAGGCGATATCGCGCTTATACACTTCCAAGGAAGTGTTCCAAAAGGCTTCGTTCCGGCGACTTTCCTGACTGACATGTCTGCACTTAAAAATGGAACTACGGTTTTACTTGCAGGTTACGGCACAAATAAAGTTGTCCAAACACCGATTGATAAAAACACTTACCCTGATTTGATCAATGCGATTCAAACCGGCAAAGTGGTTTGTGATGATCCAATGAACCTTACAAATTGTGCTGAAGTGGCAATGCCTGGATCTGGCGTTCTTCGCAAAACTGCAGTGAAAATTGCCGACAACAAACACGGCATGACAGAGGTTCTTTTGGACCAAACTTCAGGTACTGGCGCTTGTCACGGTGACTCTGGCGGCCCAGCTTATGTTGCCATCAAAGGTAAATTGTACCTTTGGGGTGTTACAAGCCGCGGAGCCAATGACCCAAGAAATGACTGTTCTAAAAATGCAGTCTACACAAACGCTTACGCTTACAAAGTATGGATCAGCCAAACTGCTAAAAAAATGGTCACATCTTTGACGGATCCAAACAGACTTAACAATGTTGCAACAAACGGCAACTAG